A genomic stretch from Setaria italica strain Yugu1 chromosome VII, Setaria_italica_v2.0, whole genome shotgun sequence includes:
- the LOC101777936 gene encoding ankyrin repeat-containing protein ITN1, with product MDPSLYKAATRGDVATLKRLLEVDPTILDSKTPQLNTALHLAALHGHTDFAGEVLNVKEELLVAKNNDGDSPLHLAARYGEKGVVELFVRRARSWPPEDPTTAEGPLRNPLMMANKAGDTPLHDAVRNRRSAVALLLLDMNPDRGHDLNGLGESPLEIAAREGLVLVVERIVKHPWAQQVSVNHHVRGTALHQAVLGRHIRILEILLEKRPELIDLTDSNGNNALHYAAKKNHARAVEILLNKRMNLAYKSNHEQQSPLHVAAHYGSTDAITALLRCCPDVAEMEDNNGHTAFHASVVSGKANAIRCLLRRVVRAKEVLNHVDKNGNTPLHLAASMSHINSALVLLNDGRVDPCVLNRDGQTARSLLEIRGEMDAYELHLWTQLMRHEPIWCRNQPVPPLRRHKGSASAPGDFRERLGIQVILASLVATVSFAATVTMPGGYSQTEGTAIHSHRAAFKIFLVSNTIAMSSSSVVLLCFLYPVKYNSYKVNQVLWGQRLTCLACLAMIVSFMTAVYVTVAPTVRWPVDMAIAIGASTPVLVILILGREVIFVPLQFILSIFNRFVSQINLLISI from the exons ATGGATCCCTCGCTGTACAAGGCCGCGACACGGGGCGACGTGGCGACCCTGAAGCGGCTGCTGGAGGTTGACCCAACCATCCTCGACTCGAAGACGCCGCAGCTGAACACggcgctccacctcgccgccttGCATGGCCACACCGACTTCGCCGGGGAGGTCCTCAACGTGAAGGAGGAGCTGCTCGTCGCCAAGAACAACGACGGCGACAGCCCGCTGCACCTGGCAGCAAGGTACGGCGAGAAGGGGGTGGTGGAGCTGTTCGTCCGCCGCGCCCGGTCCTGGCCGCCGGAGGATCCCACCACCGCCGAAGGGCCGCTCAGGAATCCCCTGATGATGGCCAACAAGGCGGGCGACACCCCGCTGCACGACGCGGTGCGGAACCGCAGGAGCGCCGTGGCGCTGTTGCTGCTTGACATGAACCCCGACCGTGGCCACGACCTCAATGGACTCGGGGAGTCGCCGTTGGAAATTGCTGCCCGCGAGGGCCTCGTCCTCGTCGTGGAAAGGATTGTGAAGCATCCATGGGCTCAGCAGGTGTCCGTGAACCACCATGTCAGAGGCACCGCTCTGCACCAGGCAGTACTCGGCCGGCACATTC GAATCTTAGAGATTCTTCTGGAGAAGCGCCCTGAACTGATCGACCTGACCGACTCTAACGGCAACAATGCGTTGCACTACGCGGCTAAGAAGAACCACGCACGGGCAGTGGAGATACTGCTTAACAAGCGGATGAACCTGGCCTACAAGAGCAACCACGAGCAACAGTCCCCGCTCCACGTCGCCGCGCACTACGGGTCCACGGACGCCATCACGGCTCTGCTCCGGTGCTGCCCCGACGTCGCCGAGATGGAGGATAACAACGGCCACACCGCCTTCCACGCCTCCGTCGTCAGCGGCAAAGCGAACGCGATCAGGTGCCTCCTCCGGCGCGTCGTCCGCGCAAAGGAGGTTCTCAACCACGTCGATAAGAACGGCAACACGCCTCTGCACCTCGCAGCCAGCATGTCACATATCAATTCCGCGTTGGTGCTGCTCAACGACGGGCGCGTCGACCCCTGCGTCCTCAACCGCGACGGCCAGACTGCGCGTAGCCTCCTCGAGATCAGAGGTGAGATGGATGCGTACGAGTTGCACCTCTGGACGCAGCTCATGCGGCATGAGCCTATCTGGTGCCGTAACCAGCCGGTGCCGCCGCTCCGGCGCCACAAgggctccgcctccgctccgggGGACTTTCGAGAGAGACTCGGGATCCAAGTCATCTTAGCAAGCCTCGTCGCCACCGTCAGCTTTGCGGCCACCGTGACCATGCCTGGTGGGTACAGCCAGACCGAGGGCACTGCCATCCACAGCCACCGCGCCGCCTTCAAGATCTTTCTAGTCTCCAACACAATCGCCATGAGCAGCTCTAGCGTCGTGCTCTTGTGCTTCCTTTACCCAGTCAAGTACAACTCCTACAAGGTAAACCAAGTCCTGTGGGGCCAGAGGCTCACCTGCCTCGCCTGCCTCGCCATGATCGTCTCATTCATGACTGCCGTCTACGTAACCGTAGCGCCCACAGTACGATGGCCTGTCGACATGGCCATTGCAATCGGCGCCAGCACGCCGGTCCTCGTCATCCTCATACTGGGTCGGGAAGTGATCTTCGTGCCACTCCAGTTCATTTTATCAAtttttaatagattcgtctcgcaaattaacctcctaattagtatctaa